The DNA sequence gcctttctttttacgttacacactcgtttttatgagttatttgtaatattgagacattcagcttgtaggacacctaacatttttgagaaattcgaaaattatgaagatccaattatcccaaattagttccaatcgtgttaagtaAAAAGTAATGGTTAGACTTAGCAAATCAAACATAACCAACAGATAGGCCTATGGCATTGTGAGAAGAACAGAAAGTCGGTTTTTCTCAGTGTGGAAGTTTTGACTTGCCATGTTTATATCGTTCGGTTGAGTGGTGTATTACAGATATACTATGAGAAGAGCGCAGCTCTtaatgatatcataatatttgttTAGGTGTCTTATGTTGTTTCGTAAAAATCTAAAAGTAGTtcactttgcaaaaaaaaagccAAATCAACATTCAAAAAACATTAACATAAGCAGTTATTTCTCAAGTCTAGTCACCGCTGCTTTGATTAACGCTTGTCTTTTCGGTGTCGGACTCGTAAAGGGATGATCTAAAACAtttttggtctgaggagagagGTACTCACTTTCCGTGGCATCACAAAGCCCCAAGGCTCTCATTATCTTAAGTCCTGGTTTGATCAACCCCAGCCACTTAATGATAGTTAAATCCATGCCTTTTATATTCCTTGTATGGTCACAGCGAAGGTTTTCATAGCAATCAACACGCCTCTGAAAATATAAGGTGTTTTATCGACTTCATCAGTAACTTGCTATGGTGTTAACGTTTTCAGCTCATTATACTGTCAGTgccacattttacaattttcaaatacttATTCAATATTAAGACCTAATTGGTGGACCTTTTGTTGTGAATTCTGAAGGCGAGGAAAGACCTCTTCGAAAGTTGTTGCATCAATACCTTGCTACCAGCATATCTCAGATACAAAAAGATGACGACATAggttttggaaaacgaaaaaaagCTTTCTTCAAATAATTTCATGTCAAAAGCACAAATTATGCGAACTAACGTTAATTTAAAGCTTCCAGTACTAcctttaaaaatgcatttaaaagTAAAGATAAGTCACTCTTGGAGACCAAGAAATCACAATGAACGTACTAGAAATGGCAAATTAAATGTTTCAATCTTTCCGCGTATTCTATTCTGCAATTGCTGAAAAATCGATATATGAAACCACCCCACCATTATTTTCCATAGTTTGGCCATTTTTACTAGCCTGTATTACGACCTTATCAATCATCGTTATTCTGTTAATATTTGAATACAATCAATTATTAAAGGAAAGCAGCTATAGTTGGGGCATACTACTGGGACAGACAGAACGTTACCTGAACAAATTCGCAGTAGAGGATTGACTTGTGCTCTTCAGACCAGTTGTCCGGGTTTCTAGTGTACTCGGTCAACATCAGTTCACACTTTTTCAAATCGACTTGGCTACATTGCTGTCGAGTGAGCAGACAACAAGTTAGTCAGATTCACTAACTATCACTTTTCTCAATGGTTATATTATACAACAAAagtatataatatacatttacaaGTCTAAATGTGTCTGAGATATGCCATCCTTATcgaaaacattaaaattaaaagtttaaaaagttTTTAACTCACAGGCATAACATCGATCATTAACACCAAATAATAAGCGAcaaattacaatattacagaGTTTCGGCGTAATCCTTAAGAGTTGGTTTTCAATTGTTTCCTATCTTTTGCCGTCAATTTTAATAAGAAACGTGATTTAGAGATCATGTAGTTCATTGTAATCTGAAGATAAATTTTGTCCAATGATATAAGAAACCTGCAGGACCTGTATTCAAACTGGTCATATGTAGAATCTACTATCCTAGCATTCAGGCTAAGATGGAGTACTAAGAGATAGAAACTCTATCATAAAAAAAAGACAGGAGATTTTGGAAGATCAcaagtttaaagggacaaagtcggccatttttcataaattttgtttgatacgagatactatttatattgtttgacatgaatTTCAAACGTAACCACGAAAAGAATCTTAACATGATTAAACATTTCTACGACGGCCCATATCAGCGCATCATTCGATTTCGTACTTGTGAAGATGACACAATTACCACATAGGCACGGGCACAATGAGACAAGACTTTCTCATCAAAAAGGGACGTTTTTAAGTTCAAAGGAAGAAATTTAGACTTACCCTCTTTGCATCAACCCCGACCTTGCAAAGCACTAGAAAAAAGGCGAGTAAAGCGATCTTCATAGTTGTTGTAGTTTTGAATCCTTTTAGATCTGCAAATGCAAAGGAATGTTTGTTTCATTGAGCGcagcatgtagaaattatcagTAATCTTGTTTACATAGTGATCTATATAAGGACAAAAGTCGCGTTGGTTTGTATTGGTTGACTTGTTGCAGAGTGGTGATTCAGCGCCTAGTTAAAATATCGATAGCCACCCCTCCTCAGCACAGAGAATCAGTTTCCAAAGTGTAGTTCTTAAGTGTTTCCTTTAAAAGCTGCTTACaacattgaaaatatgaaaaaacatgtttatttgaCAGAACACCAATATTGTAAGATAATGTGACAGtgttattttaaacattcatgaTATTGATATTAGGTCAGAGATCAGTAGTGACTAGTCTGTGTCGGACAGGCTAATGATCCCCCATTTTTAAATCGGTGAACTTTATAAATATTCACCATTCAAGTGATATAAGTTGCGTCTTGCATGTATTGCATTGATTTGCCAAGAATACTTTCACAAGTCTGTTTTCTTGCCATATGACAAAGTCACGAAACTTAATTCAAAATCAACCTTTGCAAGTATGTTTGTCTTGATTAAACCATAACAAGACTCGCTCAATTTTCCAAATGTTGCCATTCTATTATACTTCgctatgaaaacataaaacacaaACAACTTTCCCCATAGAGCCCTATGGCCGTATGACTTTTCGCCGAGGCTGCTTGGTAAATTTGGAGCTCATGCGCTTATGGCTTACGACCTGACTTAACCCCCGCAATATCcagcgaatttcaaaatcaatacgtAAACAATGGCTGGCGACGGCAAAACATTTCACGTTGTCCCATTGATAAAGGCACAGaggaacatagacagagtggcaacgggtattgtttaaggcgtgaagcggttacgtaacccatccatgttcgcctcgcctcaggttgctctcgcctctcttttccgaagagtgccgaccatgcatccttcggtaattttcggattttcgccaattgttaagcgaaagtatgttcggcaaagtttgtgttgttgttgtcgtgtggtgctgagcagaattgacgtgctggcgaaaacgggagtgttttgagcttcaggaaagtaagttttaccgttttaaaaattcctctcatatttttatgaatatataatgagtgtgtttgaaccgaatttgaaagtcttttatcgatactgtctggttttactcactggtttacggtcagtcataccgtcttttacacgtgcgtcaaggaaggacatgtttatgaaactgctggcgtgttatgttttgattggcgtgaagcagtgtttctggcctgagagctcacaaagtaactatggttgctacgcgactggcagtacgatgccatctcgtcgtatttttcgcataatctcgtgtaattatcaaccacaaacaaagcttccaaaaagtttaacacctttgaagctaattttaatatgaaaagccaatagtctaccgagacgaccatggaacaaaaggcatgcaagcattgccactctgtctgtttctctgtGATAAAGGCAATAGAGAAAAAACGGAAAGCCTCAACAAAAAGACTGCAGCAGTCGGATAACTACTTCCTACGTCATCGAATTGTGCAGCGTGAAACAGTTTTCAGAGGTAATTTTGTGGTCGTATGCCGACGATTTGCCGtacgcgtacgtacgtactgccgggggggggggtgtcggGGTGTCGGAAAGGCCTGGACGGACGTGATCAACATTGTGGTGCCACTGGCACACCTTCATGAGTTCATTGGCATATAAGTTGACATTTGCAGGCTTTTTTAGGTCTTGTGTGCCACACACACGGCATAGACATGTCAACATGGAGATATGCTTCTCCTCAGTGGGTCTATCACTGCTCACCTCCTCCATTTTCTAGGTCAAACAAGCCAATCCTATTTGTCAAAAGACGGAAAATAGGCTATGCATAAAATCCCGTTCCATACATTTACAGTCGCGTTCCCGACTTGGTTGTGGGTGGAAATGTAGGTGATGTATTCAGGTCACTGGGAAAATTAGCTATTTCCACATGAAAAATCTCATTCATCTTCTCCAGGTCCTCTAAAAAGGACAGAGAAAATGCCCAGAAAACTTcggaaaatcacaaatttttgagagcgattttcaaaaatatgtaactTACGAAAGAAATGGCAGAATTCCACCGGGTTTTCACTGTTTACAAGGTTGTTTTTCTGTCTTGCGATTTGCGCATATGCAGAATGTTTTCAACCAGTTGCTGATTCAGAATCGAGCGTGATTCCAAGACAAGCAAAACCTGTTCGCATGAGCCGATGGCGGCGCTCTTCAAAaaaacggctagtgttcatattgttaacactagtgttcatattattaacaatgatgttctaaacctgaacacgatgtgttaacaaccatctccttcaagtgttcaaaaactcagcatcacagaaattttacaatactgtgaaacatttaacaatcttttgtgttttttactttactatggctatattaaatttactactgcctcgctgtccgacAAACTTACACGGATTTTGGTTTAACGgatttcccactaagtgaaaaatatctcaggtctaaaattactgaaagcatgttttttctaaaaaaggaagtacgcaaaataattttacacgttcaTTAccggttgaaattttgaaattttgaaaagaaaatcagataaccaccatgaacgttttaattttaacatcggcgtgcaagaggcgttctacttctaaacacttggtgttcaagtttgatgCCTTTTCTcatcccgtcatgcatcaaaacggaagttgcgacatttttctcgtaaacgcacgctgaagtcgtgatcgtgcggaagcaagaccagaaagggtaagttttctctctaaaatagtaaaaggtgttaaatttgaagcatctgtattattagcctttgaaattatttgtatagtaccttggaatagctaaaatacgtgaagaaaccatttttctttcattggctggtataccatacactagttgtgaatacgcagcggtgttttTGGCAAcggcgtatcgatcgcactcgggtcaaggatCATCACGACAGAACTGTAGCGATGATTCTTGACCCGAGAGCGATCGATATGCCAAATTTCtactgcgtaatcacagctaacacatgtcttttagtaatcacaatcgcatgtaaaacattagttaaacatcgcagagtgtacactctattgtttcagcatatatgagagttggcttattttacttttcatcagttgatgacaagaagaagccaatattttgtaacagtatcgaaaagaggcactgtatacaaaAGTCATTCCTTTTCCTTgcctttcatttaaagtctcatgtcgcaACATTcatacctattgttgcattattttcaggatctGAAAAGTTGGATTCACCTggtaatcgaagagttgttacaaaagctgatggtacagaaattgaagaagatgagtgtacctgtcaggtagctgtctggaaacaaccttgagaacctcagttcatttctaatgtagatttaaactttcgaGGGTAAGTAActtaattttgataagtttctgtatttttgttctgaatttatctgagcTTTGGTAGAACGCTTTGATTAACTAAATGTAACTGGAGAATAAACTTTCAAATACGTgaagtctcccttatcagatgcaagggtggaatgaagaattaatgCAGAAAgggacagaaaattcagagtgaaagatgtatattctgaaattttcactctgaattttctgtcactttctgcttcaattcttcaccctccttgcatctgataaaggataCTTCACGTCTCTGATGGCTCAtactccagtaacatttagttgatcatcaTAGCCTACTACCAAATCTTAGACTATGTTGTATTGCAGATCAACACGtcttttattctcgatttgttactgttttttagctttgctgttagcGACGCAGAGCCTATCCAATAGGTGAATGTGTGTCACCGTCTTCAAATTTTTCCATcccaagctttttcttcaaaacggccagtacgattcctttaaggtagatcgcgcctcggagacagatattctgactttacaattcttttccgatataccacttgtgggggttcatttgaaagctcttggcCTTAGAAAACTGTTAACCGGCttcgtttttcaaaattcgaaaattttatttttctcctcaGAGTGAATTttagatatcggtaaatcttgggttatttgtttctatagtaccaaattttgcactgtgacgcccggtttttattcttaattttgaaagagaatgattgaccgattccttaaggaaagtttgagcaaaagtttaagtctttcactttcgaggcgcaaacttccttaatatttggtgtacaggtccctAGTGATAATTCTAATCATATAagttcaagttatgatgaaatacgcaaatttgtatttttgaggctaattttgctattttttggcaaaaatcttcttctcctttaCTGGTAgttcgacgtcttcaatatctggtaaacatgtccctaagaatggcCTCCGTAAAATTTGTTCTAGTTgcgatgaaatattcaaatttttatttttcatggcaatttttgtcctttttggtcaaaaatctgtaaaaatcttcttcaaaactgctaattgaacagctttgacaTTTGGGACATAAGTCTGCGGAGAgcttttttcagattgttcaaattatgcagaaatatgcaaatttgtatttttgagacataaaagacatttcagacatttttaagacataaggaattatgagaatgtgatgtattcaagttatgatgaaatctgcaatttttttattttgggggcaatttttaccatttttggtcaaaaaatttgtatcttaaaaattacccgtctgatagttttgatatttgctacacatgttctttgggatgatcttaatttgatatgtccaaatcatggtaaaatcttcaattgtgtattgtttGCAGCTATTTCCCCATTTTCTTGTGAGGCTATCCTGAAGTGAGCTGTCAGAGATCCTATACATAACACTGTGAGCTCTTTCGACGTCTAAGTCgcttgttgtattgctatattAGTGTTGAAATGGCTAACATTTAGGTTGTTGCCTTTGGTTTCAGACTGCCGTTtccttttacaagtgaatttcagTAAGGATTGaaatttccaggttcaacagcaaatgcttattgacacacagaacaaaacttatGAAACGAAGTCAAAATTAATTAGTGTGCTtctaatttctgagaagtagagttttgaagtgtcactgatttatttcagggttaatttaaagatattacaaacaaacaaaccttttcgtccatgaaggactttgttggacaaggaaattgAGTTCACACTGCCAAGGAGCCCTTTatccactttctgcatgttgtgccttactgtgacactttgtgacaacttgacatgttgtgtttacattAGTGTGGACAACAATGTACCATGTGCATCAGGGAAGCCTTCAGTTGACTAACTTTTTCCaagtttacaattgtctatacaagaggaaatgtcttaaaccatcttacaaaaacggagtaaacatttcatacgaatacgtgttttcaacacgaTAAGTAAGCAAAAGTTTGAGCTTTTTAAAACAGATATGTTTGTACGTTTTTACAAGTATGAgcatataacgtaatccacaatatttaagtaaaacctgctTTGTCATtgctttgttcatatttttttaaaaactctCGACAGTGTTTAAaaggattttcttttgtttatagtttgataggaaggtgtttacACCATtaatgttttcctctgacaaactttacaaagtagTCATGTTTATTTACCCATTTTatactaa is a window from the Ptychodera flava strain L36383 chromosome 11, AS_Pfla_20210202, whole genome shotgun sequence genome containing:
- the LOC139143882 gene encoding uncharacterized protein; its protein translation is MKIALLAFFLVLCKVGVDAKRQCSQVDLKKCELMLTEYTRNPDNWSEEHKSILYCEFVQRRVDCYENLRCDHTRNIKGMDLTIIKWLGLIKPGLKIMRALGLCDATESTIEIDYDNPCDEYYIQKNCSEYLSDYLKSRYALTCSAMLKASPCFRTGRAKCGIPQNQPKGFVSPYAALAKQGHCRLFYDPSDPVFQKQEDYRTKHGLDYFAYF